In Methermicoccus shengliensis DSM 18856, a single genomic region encodes these proteins:
- a CDS encoding flagellin: MAREVISASILIIATVVAASAAIMVIIPSIRDLSGSYASLATNLNDKIETDAEIIFIMVNNSTSYVNVTFWVKNTGNTRIPDALINRSDIFIYSDNKYLHFTPTDPEVSYTIENGDSDDYWEKSETLRFAIENLDTDSLPQGEYTLAFVLYNGVGTSDLFSW, from the coding sequence ATGGCAAGAGAGGTGATATCCGCGTCAATCTTGATTATAGCTACAGTGGTAGCCGCTTCTGCTGCAATAATGGTTATTATTCCCTCAATTAGGGATTTATCCGGTTCTTATGCCTCCCTTGCCACAAATCTTAACGATAAAATTGAAACCGATGCTGAGATTATTTTTATAATGGTGAACAACAGCACTTCATACGTAAACGTTACCTTCTGGGTAAAAAATACAGGAAATACAAGAATACCTGATGCACTGATAAATCGGAGCGATATATTCATTTACTCGGATAATAAATACCTCCATTTTACTCCAACGGACCCCGAAGTTTCCTATACAATAGAAAACGGAGATAGCGACGATTACTGGGAAAAAAGCGAAACGCTGAGATTTGCAATCGAAAATCTGGACACTGACAGCCTTCCGCAGGGCGAGTATACACTTGCATTCGTGCTGTATAATGGTGTAGGGACAAGCGATTTGTTTTCGTGGTGA
- a CDS encoding archaellin/type IV pilin N-terminal domain-containing protein: MRRMLKDNRGFTGLEAAIVLIAFVTVAAVFSYVLLSAGFFTTQKSQEVVHTGVKQATSSIELVGSIVATGNTTSDNIANTTFTIQLAAGGNPINLNDTVITVLAPQDGTFKELDYMNSTNFDSDVANNSADHYRVEWIYSLQGDTPDDYIEELEKAEITLCLSDAGFDLGPNEDFIIEVKPPAGATYPIELTVPPSIDSVMVLLK, translated from the coding sequence ATGAGAAGGATGCTTAAAGACAACAGGGGTTTCACAGGACTCGAAGCAGCAATCGTCCTGATAGCTTTCGTTACGGTTGCCGCAGTGTTCAGCTATGTATTGCTCAGTGCTGGTTTCTTCACGACGCAGAAAAGTCAGGAGGTTGTGCACACAGGAGTTAAGCAAGCAACATCGTCGATAGAGCTTGTCGGATCAATAGTTGCAACAGGCAACACGACCAGTGATAACATTGCCAACACCACATTTACTATCCAGCTCGCTGCTGGAGGCAATCCAATAAACCTAAACGATACAGTTATCACTGTCCTTGCTCCTCAAGACGGTACTTTCAAGGAGCTTGACTACATGAACTCAACGAACTTCGACAGCGATGTAGCCAATAACAGTGCTGACCACTACAGAGTAGAATGGATATACAGTCTGCAAGGAGACACCCCCGACGACTACATTGAGGAGCTCGAAAAAGCCGAAATTACGCTGTGTCTATCTGATGCCGGCTTTGACCTCGGTCCAAATGAGGACTTCATAATTGAAGTGAAGCCACCGGCAGGTGCAACATATCCAATTGAGCTCACAGTTCCACCAAGCATAGACAGCGTCATGGTGCTGCTAAAATAA
- a CDS encoding archaellin/type IV pilin N-terminal domain-containing protein has translation MRGWRIVKDERGFTGLEAAIVLVAFVVVAAVFSYVMLGAGFFTTQKSKQVVDTGVKQASSSLTLDGQYIYLNCTSDAKGTTGSNGKVGEIYFYITQTAGGVSVDLNKTSLAIASAEGYKQIFYNESATAGTNASWYYECVKGDNDNTVEVNEKYKIVIDLYDSTGSSLWDTIGDLQPNDEITIEVKPPVGAPLTITKQLPPSFTNLTYV, from the coding sequence ATGAGAGGTTGGAGAATAGTTAAGGATGAGAGGGGATTCACGGGGCTTGAAGCAGCAATTGTATTGGTGGCTTTCGTTGTAGTTGCTGCTGTCTTCAGCTACGTCATGCTTGGAGCAGGTTTCTTCACCACCCAGAAATCAAAGCAAGTCGTGGATACTGGCGTGAAGCAGGCGAGCAGCTCACTAACTCTCGACGGACAATACATCTACTTGAATTGTACAAGTGATGCTAAGGGTACCACCGGGTCAAATGGAAAGGTGGGAGAGATATACTTTTATATCACACAGACAGCGGGTGGAGTGTCAGTTGATCTGAACAAGACTTCACTGGCCATAGCATCTGCTGAGGGATACAAGCAGATATTCTACAACGAGAGTGCTACGGCGGGCACCAATGCTTCGTGGTACTATGAGTGCGTAAAAGGTGACAATGACAACACCGTCGAAGTCAACGAGAAGTACAAGATTGTGATAGACTTGTATGACTCCACTGGAAGCTCCCTATGGGACACTATAGGAGACCTTCAGCCCAATGATGAGATAACAATCGAAGTTAAACCTCCAGTAGGCGCTCCACTTACAATAACTAAGCAGCTTCCACCGAGTTTTACCAATCTAACATATGTCTGA
- a CDS encoding prepilin peptidase: protein MEPVLILTLAVFSYAAYTDLKTRTVSNRVWAVYMGLGVPLLALSGVDVGLLLMSLLIIAPAVFASYHFGGMGGADVKGMLALSVMLHHRLLAVWVVIAGSLVALVMSRKYGDNIPFMVALLVGIVLGAVLDALGVLPF, encoded by the coding sequence ATGGAGCCGGTACTCATTCTGACGTTGGCGGTGTTCTCGTATGCCGCCTATACCGACCTCAAAACGAGGACGGTCTCGAACCGCGTTTGGGCTGTTTATATGGGGCTGGGAGTGCCGCTGCTTGCGCTTTCTGGAGTGGATGTTGGGCTGCTGCTCATGAGTCTGTTGATAATAGCCCCAGCCGTCTTCGCGTCCTATCACTTTGGAGGGATGGGGGGTGCGGACGTGAAGGGCATGCTTGCCCTCTCGGTCATGCTGCACCACCGCCTGCTCGCCGTGTGGGTGGTAATCGCTGGAAGCCTCGTGGCGCTCGTGATGTCGAGGAAGTATGGGGATAACATCCCATTCATGGTGGCACTTCTCGTGGGCATCGTGCTCGGTGCGGTGCTCGATGCGCTTGGAGTTCTCCCGTTCTGA
- a CDS encoding type IV pilin, which yields MRLLKDTKGVSPVIGVILMVAITVILAAVIGSFAFGFGQSMGTPAPNAQLVFSDAADELTSAYQQDIFYVDHMGGDTLSCKDLRVLVYRKQTGDKYKTFDYDESNNYFYSSDGITGSGMGSNDLFEPGERITFTEDNNTNWRAGTYTVKVLHTPSGNFVFVGDVVVR from the coding sequence ATGAGACTGCTGAAGGATACAAAAGGTGTGTCACCAGTCATAGGAGTAATCCTGATGGTGGCAATCACCGTGATACTCGCTGCCGTGATAGGCAGCTTTGCTTTTGGCTTTGGGCAGAGCATGGGAACACCGGCACCGAATGCACAGCTTGTGTTCTCTGATGCTGCAGATGAGCTAACATCGGCTTACCAGCAAGACATATTCTACGTGGACCACATGGGTGGAGATACACTCTCGTGCAAGGACCTCAGGGTTCTGGTTTACCGCAAGCAGACAGGAGATAAGTACAAGACATTTGACTACGATGAGTCGAACAATTACTTCTATTCCTCGGATGGAATAACTGGATCTGGCATGGGCAGCAACGACCTCTTTGAGCCGGGAGAAAGAATAACATTTACTGAAGACAACAACACCAACTGGAGAGCAGGAACGTACACCGTCAAGGTGCTCCACACACCGAGCGGCAACTTCGTGTTCGTCGGTGATGTGGTGGTGAGGTAA
- a CDS encoding TIGR00269 family protein, with amino-acid sequence MRCMPAGRQLQLDDSCEVRWESMSETSAHAPSCTKCSARAIFYQPYSGMHLCARHFVLDVERKVKRRLRKSRAIERGDRIAIALSGGKDSSSVLMMLSKLTEHRRDVELVAIAVDEGIAGYRAHTLDVARRIARQCDVPLEVVSFKNEYGTTLDELMRDGKGACTYCGVLRKRLLNITARRLGATKLATGHNLDDEAQSVLLNHLKGDVERLCRMRPIRYKEGLIPRIKPLSDVPERETALYAHLHGIELEGPTCPYAERSYRFTLKRMLNELEYEHPGTKYALLRGYERLMELVPREPFELARCSACGEPSVGHLCKACELLSHVMGSDTL; translated from the coding sequence ATGCGCTGTATGCCAGCTGGACGACAGCTGCAGCTGGACGACAGCTGTGAGGTGAGATGGGAGAGCATGAGCGAGACATCAGCACACGCCCCATCGTGCACCAAGTGCTCAGCGAGGGCGATTTTCTATCAGCCCTACTCTGGAATGCACCTATGTGCGAGGCACTTCGTGCTCGATGTGGAGCGAAAAGTGAAGCGAAGGCTCAGAAAGAGCAGGGCAATCGAGAGAGGGGACAGGATAGCCATTGCGCTGAGCGGGGGAAAGGACAGCTCCAGCGTGCTGATGATGCTCTCAAAGCTCACAGAACACAGAAGGGATGTGGAGCTGGTGGCGATAGCCGTGGATGAGGGCATCGCTGGCTACAGAGCTCACACGCTCGATGTGGCTCGCAGGATAGCAAGACAGTGTGATGTGCCCCTCGAGGTTGTGTCCTTCAAGAATGAGTACGGCACCACACTGGACGAGCTGATGAGGGATGGAAAAGGTGCGTGTACCTACTGCGGTGTGCTGAGAAAGAGGCTGCTGAACATCACGGCAAGGAGGCTTGGAGCAACCAAGCTCGCCACTGGGCACAACCTCGATGATGAGGCCCAGAGCGTGCTTTTGAACCATCTCAAGGGAGATGTGGAACGGCTGTGCAGAATGAGACCCATCAGGTACAAGGAAGGACTCATCCCACGAATCAAACCCCTCTCCGATGTGCCAGAGAGAGAGACCGCCCTGTATGCGCATCTGCATGGAATAGAGCTGGAGGGACCCACGTGTCCATATGCTGAGCGCTCATATAGGTTCACGCTGAAGCGCATGCTGAACGAGCTGGAGTATGAGCATCCGGGAACCAAGTATGCCCTGCTCAGGGGCTATGAGCGGCTAATGGAGCTTGTGCCGAGGGAGCCCTTTGAGCTTGCGAGGTGCTCAGCATGCGGTGAACCTTCGGTGGGGCACTTGTGCAAGGCTTGCGAGCTGCTATCACACGTGATGGGGAGCGATACTCTTTAA
- the htpX gene encoding zinc metalloprotease HtpX encodes MRASRRYGRDMGLAVRMFLTMLLLAAVYLAFLVVLSRMFALPFVLLFVGAFMFAQFYYSDRLVLWSLGAKEVSPSEAPKLHSIVERLCSIADLPKPRIAIVPSQVPNALATGRSKSNAVVAVTEGLLNTLDTDELEAVLAHELSHIKHRDMLVLTIASFISTIAYFIMHNFYFLALGGDRREGNAPLLLIFVASLLTWIISYLLIRALSRYREFAADRGSAIITGRPRSLISALYKISGRMQRIPTRDIREVEGMNAFFIIPAISGESLLRLFSTHPPLEKRVEALERIERAMESV; translated from the coding sequence ATGAGAGCCAGCAGACGATATGGAAGGGATATGGGGCTTGCGGTGAGGATGTTCCTCACGATGTTGCTGCTCGCAGCAGTGTATCTCGCGTTTCTCGTTGTGCTCTCGAGGATGTTTGCCCTTCCCTTCGTGCTGCTGTTCGTGGGAGCGTTCATGTTCGCCCAGTTCTACTACTCGGACAGGCTGGTGCTGTGGTCGCTGGGCGCAAAGGAGGTGAGCCCCAGTGAGGCTCCAAAGCTGCACTCCATCGTGGAGCGGCTGTGCTCAATAGCAGACCTCCCCAAGCCAAGGATTGCCATCGTGCCCTCACAGGTTCCCAACGCCCTCGCCACTGGAAGGAGCAAGTCGAATGCAGTGGTGGCAGTAACCGAGGGTCTGCTGAACACGCTGGACACCGATGAGCTCGAGGCGGTGCTCGCTCACGAGCTTTCCCACATAAAGCACAGGGACATGCTGGTGCTCACAATCGCGAGCTTCATATCCACGATAGCCTACTTCATAATGCACAACTTCTACTTCCTTGCCCTTGGAGGAGACAGGCGGGAGGGCAATGCCCCCCTGCTGCTCATCTTCGTGGCATCGCTGCTCACGTGGATCATAAGCTACCTTCTGATTAGAGCGCTCTCGAGATACAGGGAGTTTGCGGCAGACAGGGGCTCTGCCATCATCACTGGAAGGCCCAGAAGCCTGATATCGGCACTGTACAAGATAAGCGGCAGGATGCAGCGCATCCCAACGAGAGATATCAGAGAAGTGGAGGGCATGAACGCCTTTTTCATAATCCCCGCCATCTCTGGGGAGAGTCTGCTCAGGTTGTTTTCCACCCACCCCCCACTGGAGAAGAGAGTGGAGGCTCTGGAGCGGATAGAGAGGGCAATGGAGAGTGTGTAG
- the pspAB gene encoding PspA-associated protein PspAB, whose translation MGLFDALFGRTRPVQPKPEGIYELPSAAVSLEVLFDLKPEGRAGVCFKPIPTHHFREVEEEMREMLTCASDEGTSFHTHMDALGYQWVLLEGGGVESLVTALASVVDALEDAGYADKLVCALFPFRDGKRAYLVYNYKRGTFYPFVPSGSHERDAEMELKIASLMRDELTLERDESRWYPIWDAPI comes from the coding sequence ATGGGGCTGTTCGACGCCCTGTTTGGAAGGACGCGACCCGTGCAGCCCAAGCCAGAGGGGATATACGAGCTGCCCTCGGCAGCTGTGAGTCTCGAGGTGCTCTTTGACCTCAAGCCCGAGGGCAGGGCAGGAGTGTGCTTCAAGCCCATTCCCACCCACCACTTCAGAGAGGTGGAGGAAGAGATGAGGGAGATGCTCACCTGCGCATCCGATGAGGGCACGAGCTTTCACACCCACATGGATGCACTCGGCTATCAGTGGGTACTGCTCGAGGGGGGTGGTGTGGAAAGCCTCGTGACAGCCCTCGCCAGCGTGGTGGATGCGCTTGAGGATGCAGGCTATGCGGACAAGCTCGTGTGTGCCCTGTTCCCATTCAGAGACGGCAAAAGGGCGTATCTCGTGTATAACTACAAGCGGGGCACGTTCTATCCGTTCGTACCCTCTGGAAGCCATGAGCGAGATGCAGAGATGGAGCTGAAAATAGCCTCCCTGATGCGAGATGAGCTCACGCTCGAGAGGGACGAGTCGAGATGGTATCCCATCTGGGATGCGCCCATCTAA
- a CDS encoding 60S ribosomal export protein NMD3 produces the protein MRPVCPRCGKETDLLENGMCAECRLRHASPVKVHTPETLRVCRGCGAVFEGRWVDVDDIEQVIRRRVLDSIEVAPEAKDVDIEMSLAQMSSNMYRVEGKVVANERNWPFVLHIRLAYESCPSCSRRSGGYFEAVVQVRSYARSPTEAELERVRHTVDVLFSRLREKGERLAFLTKEERVRGGIDLYVGSAKAAKKLCTEVLSQMGGTLTTSSTLAGRRDGRDVYRITYALRLPGLSAGDVVSYKGEPHVVVGVRDRVHLEPLYGRGSRHVPLDEPMDVLGKLSNVISTTVLEEDATALLVLHPSTLTPVWVRRVEGVHAGDELGVLVVGSELLAIPKRYL, from the coding sequence ATGAGGCCAGTGTGTCCGAGGTGTGGGAAGGAGACCGACCTGCTGGAGAACGGGATGTGTGCAGAGTGCAGGCTTAGACACGCATCCCCCGTGAAGGTGCACACTCCAGAGACCCTACGGGTGTGCAGGGGGTGTGGCGCAGTGTTCGAGGGCAGATGGGTGGACGTGGACGATATAGAGCAGGTCATAAGAAGGAGGGTGCTGGATAGCATAGAGGTGGCTCCAGAGGCAAAGGATGTGGACATCGAGATGAGCCTCGCGCAGATGTCGAGCAACATGTATCGGGTTGAGGGGAAGGTGGTGGCAAATGAGCGAAATTGGCCCTTTGTGCTCCACATCAGGCTGGCATACGAGAGCTGTCCCTCGTGCTCTCGGAGGTCTGGAGGGTATTTTGAGGCCGTGGTGCAGGTGAGGTCATATGCCCGCAGCCCCACCGAGGCCGAGCTGGAAAGGGTGCGCCACACAGTGGATGTGTTGTTTTCGAGGCTTAGAGAGAAGGGAGAGAGGCTGGCATTCCTGACGAAGGAGGAGAGGGTGAGAGGTGGCATCGATCTCTATGTGGGAAGTGCAAAGGCCGCAAAAAAGCTGTGCACGGAGGTGCTCTCCCAGATGGGAGGCACGCTCACCACATCTTCCACGCTCGCAGGAAGGAGGGATGGAAGGGACGTCTACCGTATCACATATGCGCTGCGGCTTCCCGGACTCTCGGCTGGGGATGTGGTGAGCTACAAAGGCGAACCTCATGTGGTGGTGGGCGTGAGGGACCGTGTGCACCTCGAGCCCCTGTATGGTAGGGGCTCACGCCACGTACCCTTGGATGAGCCCATGGATGTGCTCGGAAAATTGAGCAACGTCATCAGCACCACCGTGCTCGAGGAGGACGCCACGGCGCTGCTGGTGCTCCATCCGAGCACCCTCACGCCCGTGTGGGTGAGGAGAGTGGAGGGCGTGCACGCTGGGGACGAGCTGGGCGTGCTCGTGGTGGGCAGCGAGCTGCTTGCGATTCCGAAAAGGTATCTTTAG
- the aroC gene encoding chorismate synthase: MLKSSFGTLFRITTWGESHGKAVGVVVDGCPAGLPLSAGDIQLELDRRRPGQSTYTTQRKEWDEVHILSGVFEGMTTGTPISMLVWNRDVDSSAYEPIRDVFRPGHADYTYTAKYGIRDWRGGGRASARETVGRVAAGAVAKKLLRRLGVEIVGYTRAIGEVEAVHVPTDVRVLREATERSPLRCPDSEASRRMQALVEDVRKRGDSIGGIAEVVAHGVPAGLGEPVFGKLDAALGGALLSIGAVKGVEIGAGFACAKMRGSEMNDPFVAEEGRIGTLTNNAGGILGGISTGEPIVCRIAVKPTPSIARPQRTVSVEGEKRDVSTVGRHDPTILPRVVPVAEAMVALVLVDYAMLAGHIPQRLDG, from the coding sequence ATGCTCAAAAGCTCGTTTGGAACGCTCTTCAGGATAACCACGTGGGGTGAGAGCCACGGAAAGGCGGTGGGCGTGGTGGTGGATGGGTGTCCAGCGGGATTGCCCCTCTCTGCTGGGGACATCCAGCTCGAGCTGGACAGAAGAAGGCCCGGACAGAGCACATACACCACCCAGCGCAAGGAGTGGGATGAGGTGCACATCCTTTCTGGCGTTTTCGAGGGCATGACCACTGGCACTCCCATATCCATGCTGGTGTGGAACAGGGATGTGGACTCCAGCGCATATGAGCCCATAAGGGACGTGTTTCGACCAGGGCATGCGGACTATACGTACACCGCAAAGTATGGCATCAGGGACTGGAGAGGGGGTGGAAGAGCCTCTGCACGGGAGACTGTGGGAAGGGTGGCGGCCGGGGCGGTCGCCAAAAAGTTGCTGAGGCGGCTGGGCGTTGAGATAGTGGGATACACGAGGGCAATCGGAGAGGTCGAGGCAGTGCATGTGCCCACCGATGTACGCGTCCTCAGAGAGGCCACAGAGCGCAGCCCATTGAGGTGTCCAGACTCAGAGGCATCCAGAAGGATGCAGGCGCTGGTGGAGGACGTGAGAAAAAGGGGAGACTCCATAGGCGGCATAGCCGAGGTGGTGGCTCATGGGGTGCCCGCTGGGCTTGGTGAGCCCGTGTTTGGCAAGCTCGATGCCGCCCTCGGAGGGGCGCTTTTGTCCATAGGTGCGGTAAAGGGGGTTGAGATCGGTGCAGGGTTTGCGTGTGCAAAGATGCGGGGAAGCGAGATGAACGACCCCTTTGTGGCGGAGGAGGGAAGGATTGGTACGCTCACCAACAACGCAGGGGGAATACTCGGCGGCATCAGCACTGGCGAGCCCATTGTGTGCAGGATTGCCGTAAAGCCCACCCCGTCGATAGCTCGGCCCCAGCGCACCGTGTCCGTGGAAGGGGAGAAGAGGGATGTGAGCACAGTGGGAAGGCACGACCCCACGATACTTCCGAGGGTCGTGCCCGTGGCAGAGGCGATGGTTGCGCTCGTGCTCGTGGACTATGCAATGCTCGCCGGACACATACCCCAGAGGCTGGATGGATGA
- a CDS encoding (R)-citramalate synthase → MVLEKSVRFLDTTLRDGEQTPGVSLTSDEKVMIAKKLDAIGVDIIEAGSAITSEGERDAIRAVVGEDLSAEICSYCRIRKEDIDAAISCDVDSIHLVAPLSDLHIEKKLKKDREWVRETSVECIQYALDHGLIVEYSAEDGSRADVDYVESMFRDALDAGAQRVCLCDTVGILVPEKTRELFSRLSGVGPVSVHCHDDYGLGTSNTVAAVLGGASEVHVTVNGIGERAGNTPLEEVALVLSNLYGYDIGLKTSELYSLSRLVARLTGVPVAPNKAVVGGNAFTHEAGIHVHGLLADTSTYEPIRPETVGRKRRIVLGKHAGRASVLLALKELGLNVNDEQLNEIMGRIKEIGDRGKKVTDADFQAIAESVLNLTSKAWVKLEELTVVSGTVMPTASIRLKVDGEEKLAAGTGTGPVDAAINALRNALSGLSDVQLDEYHVDAISGGTDALVDVWVKMSKDKHVMTARGAHSDIIMASVEAVLQAINRLKERDAKEGQ, encoded by the coding sequence GTGGTCTTGGAGAAGAGTGTGAGGTTTTTGGATACCACGCTGAGGGATGGGGAGCAGACGCCCGGCGTCTCGCTCACCAGTGATGAGAAGGTGATGATAGCGAAGAAGCTCGATGCCATTGGAGTGGACATCATCGAGGCTGGAAGCGCAATCACCTCAGAGGGAGAGCGGGATGCCATCAGGGCCGTAGTTGGCGAGGACCTCTCAGCCGAGATATGCAGCTACTGCAGAATCAGAAAGGAGGATATCGATGCCGCCATATCGTGCGATGTGGACTCCATTCATCTTGTGGCACCGCTGTCCGACCTTCACATAGAAAAGAAGCTCAAAAAGGACAGGGAGTGGGTGAGAGAAACCTCCGTAGAGTGCATCCAGTATGCCCTCGACCATGGCCTCATCGTGGAGTACAGCGCAGAGGACGGCTCAAGGGCTGATGTGGACTATGTGGAGAGCATGTTCAGAGATGCCCTCGATGCTGGGGCACAGCGGGTGTGCCTTTGTGATACCGTGGGCATCCTCGTGCCTGAGAAAACGAGGGAGCTGTTCTCGAGGCTCTCTGGGGTGGGGCCCGTGAGCGTGCACTGCCATGATGACTACGGGCTTGGCACGTCCAACACAGTTGCCGCAGTGCTGGGAGGTGCGAGCGAGGTGCACGTGACAGTCAACGGAATAGGCGAGAGGGCAGGCAACACACCGCTGGAGGAGGTGGCGTTGGTGCTCTCCAACCTGTATGGTTATGACATTGGGCTGAAGACCTCAGAGCTCTACTCTCTCTCAAGGCTCGTCGCAAGGCTGACGGGTGTGCCCGTTGCTCCGAACAAGGCAGTGGTGGGGGGAAATGCCTTCACCCACGAGGCTGGAATCCACGTGCACGGCCTTTTGGCAGATACCTCGACCTACGAGCCCATAAGACCAGAAACTGTGGGCCGAAAGAGGAGGATAGTCCTCGGAAAGCATGCTGGAAGGGCATCGGTGCTTCTCGCCCTCAAGGAGCTGGGGCTGAATGTGAACGACGAGCAACTAAATGAGATAATGGGCCGCATCAAGGAGATTGGAGACAGGGGCAAGAAGGTCACAGACGCCGATTTTCAGGCGATTGCCGAGAGCGTGCTGAACCTCACATCCAAGGCATGGGTCAAGCTCGAGGAGCTCACCGTGGTCTCTGGAACGGTGATGCCCACGGCATCCATCAGGCTGAAGGTGGACGGGGAGGAGAAGCTCGCTGCGGGCACGGGCACTGGGCCAGTGGATGCCGCCATCAACGCCCTTCGTAACGCACTGAGTGGACTGAGTGATGTGCAGCTCGACGAGTACCACGTGGACGCCATCAGCGGAGGCACGGATGCCCTCGTGGATGTATGGGTGAAGATGAGTAAGGACAAGCACGTGATGACCGCGCGCGGTGCCCACTCCGACATCATAATGGCGTCTGTGGAGGCAGTGCTGCAGGCGATAAACCGCCTCAAGGAAAGGGATGCCAAGGAGGGACAGTAG
- the thrC gene encoding threonine synthase produces the protein MYVQRCIECGREYAPDEVVYTCECGGLLEIAYNLDDIDPSTITAPGRLCVWKYRSLLPVRREPITLLEGGTPLYRCNELERELGIRELYVKHEGMNPTGSFKDRGMTVGVSKALELGMKVVACASTGNTSASLAIYGARANIPAVVLLPSGKVALGKVAQALMHGAKVLSIQGNFDEALELVRQLCESEGFYLLNSVNPYRLEGQKTIAFEVAEALGWHVPDCVVLPVGNAGNISAIYKGFRELRDLGITESVPKMCGIQAEGSKPIVEAFAARALEIAPEPTPETVATAIRIGNPVNAKKALSAIYESGGYAVDVSDEQILASQRALAQREGIGVEPASAASVAGLKKLLDMGVIQEDESVVCITTGHLLKDPETAIANSPPPIEVDATIEAVKRAVFG, from the coding sequence ATGTACGTTCAGCGATGTATCGAGTGCGGTAGGGAGTACGCGCCAGATGAGGTGGTGTACACCTGTGAGTGTGGAGGGCTGCTCGAGATTGCATACAATCTGGACGACATAGACCCATCCACCATAACGGCACCTGGCAGGCTGTGCGTGTGGAAGTACAGGAGCCTGCTTCCAGTAAGGAGAGAGCCCATAACTCTATTGGAAGGAGGAACACCTCTCTATCGGTGCAATGAGCTGGAGAGGGAGCTTGGAATAAGGGAGCTGTATGTGAAGCACGAGGGAATGAACCCCACTGGCTCGTTCAAGGACAGGGGGATGACCGTGGGGGTGAGCAAAGCCCTCGAGCTTGGTATGAAGGTGGTGGCGTGTGCCTCCACTGGCAACACATCGGCATCGCTCGCGATATATGGTGCGAGGGCGAACATTCCCGCAGTGGTGCTGCTTCCAAGTGGCAAGGTGGCACTTGGCAAGGTGGCTCAGGCGCTGATGCACGGGGCAAAGGTGCTATCCATACAGGGCAACTTCGATGAGGCCCTGGAGCTCGTGAGGCAGCTGTGCGAGAGCGAGGGCTTCTATCTCCTGAACTCTGTTAACCCCTACAGACTGGAGGGGCAAAAGACGATTGCGTTTGAGGTGGCCGAGGCTCTCGGATGGCACGTTCCCGACTGTGTGGTGCTGCCCGTGGGCAATGCTGGAAACATCAGCGCCATCTACAAGGGCTTTCGTGAGCTAAGGGACCTTGGCATCACGGAGAGCGTACCCAAGATGTGTGGCATTCAGGCAGAGGGCTCCAAGCCCATCGTGGAGGCGTTTGCTGCCAGAGCACTTGAGATTGCCCCGGAGCCCACGCCCGAGACTGTGGCCACCGCCATACGCATCGGCAACCCCGTGAACGCCAAAAAGGCACTTTCTGCCATTTATGAGAGCGGGGGGTATGCGGTGGATGTGAGCGATGAGCAAATCCTCGCCTCTCAGCGTGCACTCGCCCAGAGGGAGGGGATAGGGGTGGAGCCCGCAAGTGCGGCTTCCGTGGCTGGACTCAAAAAGCTGCTTGATATGGGCGTCATTCAGGAGGACGAGAGTGTGGTGTGCATTACCACTGGCCATCTGCTGAAGGACCCAGAGACCGCAATAGCCAACTCTCCCCCTCCCATTGAGGTGGACGCCACCATCGAGGCGGTAAAGAGAGCGGTGTTTGGGTAG